Proteins encoded within one genomic window of Mycolicibacterium aubagnense:
- the nuoD gene encoding NADH dehydrogenase (quinone) subunit D — translation MTVDNEPDGRERVVTVGGQDWADVVAAARESAVAGERIVVNMGPQHPSTHGVLRLILEIDGETITEARCGIGYLHTGIEKNLEYRTWTQGVTFVTRMDYLSPFFNETAYCLGVEKLLGVTDDIPERANVIRVMLMELNRISSHLVALATGGMELGSMSAMFFGFRERELVLSIFETITGLRMNHAYIRPGGLAADLPDDALPRLRELLQLLPKRLRDMENLLNENYIWKARTQGVGYLDLTGCMALGITGPVLRSTGLPHDLRKSQPYCGYESYDFDVITDDQCDAYGRYLIRVREMHESIKIIEQCVDRLGKTGPGPVMITDKKLAWPADLKVGPDGLGNSNEHIAKIMGSSMEALIHHFKLVTEGIRVPAGQVYIAVESPRGELGVHMVSDGGTRPYRVHYRDPSFTNLQAVSVMCEGSMVADAIAAVASIDPVMGGVDR, via the coding sequence ATGACTGTGGACAACGAACCCGATGGCCGCGAACGTGTGGTCACCGTCGGCGGTCAAGACTGGGCCGACGTCGTCGCCGCGGCCCGCGAGAGCGCTGTCGCCGGCGAACGCATCGTGGTCAACATGGGGCCGCAGCATCCCTCCACCCACGGCGTGCTGCGGCTGATCCTGGAGATCGACGGCGAGACCATCACCGAGGCCAGGTGTGGAATCGGCTACCTGCACACCGGGATCGAGAAGAACCTCGAATACCGCACGTGGACGCAGGGCGTCACTTTCGTGACGCGGATGGATTACCTGTCCCCCTTCTTCAACGAAACCGCGTACTGCCTGGGCGTCGAGAAGCTGCTCGGCGTCACCGACGATATTCCGGAGCGCGCCAACGTCATCCGAGTCATGCTCATGGAGCTCAACCGGATCTCGTCGCACCTCGTCGCACTCGCGACCGGCGGCATGGAACTGGGCTCCATGTCGGCGATGTTCTTCGGGTTCCGGGAACGCGAACTGGTGTTGTCGATCTTCGAGACCATCACGGGACTCCGGATGAACCACGCGTACATCCGCCCGGGCGGGCTGGCCGCCGACCTACCCGACGACGCGCTGCCGCGGCTGCGGGAACTACTGCAGTTGCTGCCGAAACGGTTGCGCGACATGGAAAACCTGCTCAACGAGAACTACATCTGGAAGGCACGCACCCAGGGGGTCGGATACCTGGACCTGACAGGCTGCATGGCGCTGGGCATCACCGGACCGGTATTGCGGTCGACGGGGCTTCCGCATGACCTGCGCAAGTCGCAGCCGTACTGCGGCTACGAGTCGTACGACTTCGACGTCATCACCGATGACCAGTGTGACGCCTACGGTCGCTACCTGATTCGGGTCCGCGAGATGCACGAGTCCATCAAGATCATCGAGCAGTGTGTGGATCGATTGGGCAAGACGGGCCCCGGGCCCGTGATGATCACCGACAAGAAGCTGGCCTGGCCGGCGGACCTGAAAGTCGGCCCCGACGGCCTGGGTAACTCCAATGAGCACATCGCCAAGATCATGGGCTCATCCATGGAGGCCCTGATCCACCATTTCAAGCTGGTCACCGAGGGCATCCGCGTGCCCGCCGGGCAGGTGTACATCGCGGTCGAATCCCCCCGCGGCGAGCTGGGCGTACACATGGTCTCCGACGGCGGCACCCGTCCGTACCGAGTGCACTACCGCGATCCGTCGTTCACCAATCTGCAGGCGGTGTCGGTGATGTGCGAGGGGTCCATGGTCGCCGACGCCATCGCCGCGGTGGCGTCGATCGATCCGGTCATGGGAGGCGTCGACAGATGA
- the nuoE gene encoding NADH-quinone oxidoreductase subunit NuoE, translated as MTAIELRLGPRPDEPGPPIGQGPQSYSTEVSATLAADAATIIARYPSARSALLPLLHLVQSQDGYLTPAGISFCAGQLDLSAAEVTAVATFYSMYRRTPAGEYLVGVCTNTLCAIMGGDAILETLEDHLGLGAGETTADGRVTLEHIECNAACDYAPVVMVNWEFFDDQTPGSARELVDALRAGEPVTPTRGATLCTFKETARMLAGFPDERPGSNDSEPGAATLAGLRIAEERGMEAPQ; from the coding sequence ATGACCGCTATCGAACTCCGTCTCGGGCCACGTCCGGACGAGCCCGGCCCGCCCATCGGCCAAGGGCCGCAGTCCTACTCGACCGAGGTGAGCGCGACGCTGGCGGCCGATGCGGCCACGATCATCGCCCGGTATCCCAGTGCGCGCTCCGCATTGTTGCCGCTGCTGCACCTCGTCCAGTCGCAGGACGGTTATCTGACGCCAGCCGGAATCTCCTTCTGTGCCGGGCAATTGGACCTCAGCGCCGCAGAAGTCACCGCCGTCGCCACCTTCTACTCGATGTACCGGCGCACCCCCGCCGGCGAGTATCTCGTCGGAGTCTGCACCAACACGTTGTGCGCCATCATGGGCGGCGACGCCATTCTGGAGACACTCGAGGATCACCTCGGCCTCGGCGCCGGCGAGACCACCGCCGACGGCCGGGTCACGCTGGAACACATCGAATGCAACGCCGCCTGCGACTACGCCCCCGTCGTCATGGTCAACTGGGAGTTCTTCGACGACCAAACCCCCGGTTCCGCACGCGAACTCGTGGACGCGCTGCGGGCCGGGGAACCGGTGACCCCGACGCGCGGCGCGACTCTCTGCACCTTCAAGGAAACGGCGCGCATGCTGGCCGGCTTCCCCGACGAGCGCCCGGGAAGCAACGACTCCGAACCGGGCGCCGCGACCCTGGCCGGGTTGCGGATCGCCGAGGAGCGCGGGATGGAGGCGCCCCAATGA
- the nuoF gene encoding NADH-quinone oxidoreductase subunit NuoF, producing MTSTGLTPVLSRHWDQPQSWTLQSYVRHGGYQALRAVLRKQPAEVIALVKDSGLRGRGGAGFPTGTKWSFISPDDGRPHYLVVNADESEPGTCKDIPLMLATPHALVEGAIIASYAIGARHAFIYLRGEVVPVLRRLQGAVAEAYANGYLGTNIAGTGFDLDLVVHAGAGAYICGEETALLDSLEGRRGQPRLRPPFPAVAGLYACPTVVNNVESIASVPSVIRHGVDWFRSMGSEKSPGFTLYSLSGHVTRPGQYEAPLGISLRELLECAGGVRAGHQLKFWTPGGSSTPMLTPEHLDTPLDYEGMAGVGSMLGTKALQIFDETTCVVRAVRRWTQFYAHESCGKCTPCREGTYWLAQIYARLESGQAEAADLDKLLDISDAILGKSFCALGDGAASPIMSSLKYFRDEYVAHLNGGCPFDPHAATVFATEGAGA from the coding sequence ATGACCTCGACAGGACTGACGCCGGTACTGAGCAGACATTGGGATCAGCCGCAGTCATGGACGCTGCAGAGCTACGTTCGGCACGGCGGCTACCAGGCCCTACGCGCGGTGTTGCGGAAGCAACCCGCCGAAGTCATTGCACTGGTCAAGGATTCGGGACTCCGTGGCCGCGGCGGCGCGGGCTTCCCGACAGGGACGAAGTGGTCGTTCATCTCCCCCGACGACGGCCGGCCCCATTATCTGGTGGTCAACGCCGACGAATCCGAACCGGGGACGTGCAAGGACATCCCGCTGATGCTGGCGACGCCGCACGCATTGGTGGAAGGCGCCATCATCGCGTCCTACGCCATCGGCGCCCGGCACGCCTTCATCTATCTGCGCGGTGAGGTGGTTCCGGTCCTGCGCCGGCTGCAGGGCGCCGTGGCCGAGGCCTACGCCAACGGATATCTCGGCACCAACATCGCCGGTACCGGTTTCGACCTGGACCTGGTGGTCCACGCCGGCGCGGGCGCCTACATCTGCGGCGAGGAGACCGCACTGCTCGACTCACTGGAGGGACGGCGCGGCCAACCCCGTTTGCGCCCACCGTTTCCCGCGGTCGCCGGGCTGTACGCCTGCCCGACCGTGGTCAACAACGTCGAGTCGATCGCCAGCGTCCCATCCGTGATCCGCCACGGCGTCGACTGGTTCCGGTCGATGGGGTCGGAGAAGTCCCCCGGCTTCACGCTGTACTCGCTGTCCGGCCATGTCACGAGACCAGGACAATACGAAGCGCCCCTGGGAATTTCGCTGCGTGAGCTCCTGGAGTGCGCGGGCGGGGTCCGTGCCGGACACCAATTGAAGTTCTGGACCCCGGGCGGATCGTCGACACCGATGTTGACACCCGAACATCTGGACACCCCGTTGGACTATGAAGGCATGGCAGGGGTCGGCTCGATGCTGGGCACCAAGGCACTGCAGATTTTCGACGAGACCACCTGCGTGGTGCGCGCGGTGCGGCGGTGGACCCAGTTCTACGCGCACGAATCCTGTGGCAAGTGCACACCCTGCCGGGAAGGCACGTACTGGCTGGCCCAGATCTACGCCCGGCTGGAGAGCGGGCAGGCCGAGGCCGCCGATCTGGACAAGCTGCTCGACATCTCCGATGCCATCCTGGGTAAGTCGTTCTGTGCACTGGGCGACGGAGCCGCCAGCCCGATCATGTCCTCGCTCAAGTACTTCCGCGACGAGTACGTCGCCCACCTGAACGGCGGCTGTCCCTTCGATCCGCACGCCGCCACGGTCTTCGCCACGGAAGGAGCGGGCGCGTGA
- a CDS encoding NADH-quinone oxidoreductase subunit G has product MTVTEPAKGATAVEMVSLTIDDQQISVPKGTLVIRAAELIGIQIPRFCDHPLLDPVGACRQCLVEVEGQRKPLASCTTTVTPDMIVRTQLTSEAADKAQHGVMELLLINHPLDCPVCDKGGECPLQNQAMSNGRADSRFEDVKRTYPKPINLSAQVLLDRERCVLCARCTRFSNQIAGDPFIELLERGALQQVGVGAGPDGGDPFDSYFSGNTVQICPVGALTGTAYRFRARPFDLVSSPSVCEHCASGCAQRTDHRRGTVLRRLAGDDPEVNEEWNCDKGRWAFTYATQGDRITTPLIRDADGSQRPASWPEAVAVAVRGLSAAGARTGVLVGGRLTAEDAYAYAKYARIVLGTNDIDFRNRVHSDEEAEFLAAHVAGQPMQVTYTDLDKAPVVLLVAFEPEEESPIVYLRLRKSFRKHGLKVVAVAPFSTRGLEKMGGTLISAAPGREPRALDAIEVLPPGSVILTGERLAGVPGGFSAVARLAERTGAGVGWVPRRAGERGALEAGAAPNLLPGGRLVTDLPSRTEVAVAWHVDELPDAPGRDTAAILAAAADGDLEAVLVAGVELADLPDPEQAQRSLTAAKFVVSMEVRRSAVTDLAHVVFPVAPVVEKAGSFVNWEGRGRSFGAALPPATRADMGVLAALADEHCIDLGLRDVATVRNEMNRLGCWTGPRPAAPEFTAPPNPVPGPGQAVLAGWRMLLDAGRMQDGEPNLAATARPAVARLSPDTATSVGAEDTLTVSTAHGSVTLPLEITDMPTGVVWLPVNSPGSTVHATLRVAPGALVSISAASDGTRP; this is encoded by the coding sequence GTGACGGTAACCGAGCCGGCCAAGGGCGCGACTGCGGTCGAGATGGTCTCACTGACCATCGACGACCAGCAGATCAGTGTGCCCAAGGGCACGTTGGTGATTCGCGCCGCCGAGCTCATCGGGATCCAGATTCCCCGATTCTGTGACCACCCCCTCCTCGACCCGGTGGGTGCCTGTCGGCAATGCCTGGTCGAGGTCGAAGGTCAGCGGAAACCGTTGGCGTCATGCACCACCACGGTCACCCCGGACATGATCGTGCGCACCCAGCTGACGTCGGAAGCCGCCGACAAGGCACAGCACGGCGTGATGGAACTGCTGCTGATCAACCATCCGCTGGACTGCCCGGTATGTGACAAGGGCGGTGAATGCCCGCTGCAGAACCAGGCGATGTCCAACGGCCGCGCCGATTCTCGCTTCGAGGATGTCAAGCGCACCTACCCGAAACCCATCAACCTGTCCGCGCAGGTCTTGCTCGACCGGGAACGCTGTGTGCTGTGCGCGCGCTGCACCCGGTTCTCGAATCAGATTGCCGGCGACCCGTTCATCGAACTGCTGGAACGCGGGGCGCTGCAACAAGTCGGCGTCGGCGCAGGACCCGACGGTGGCGACCCGTTCGACTCGTACTTCTCCGGTAACACCGTGCAGATCTGCCCCGTCGGCGCGCTGACGGGCACCGCGTACCGGTTCCGGGCCCGGCCTTTCGATCTGGTCTCCTCCCCCAGCGTGTGCGAACATTGCGCCTCGGGTTGCGCGCAACGCACCGACCACCGGCGCGGAACAGTGTTGCGCCGCCTGGCCGGTGACGACCCGGAGGTCAACGAGGAATGGAACTGCGACAAAGGTCGCTGGGCCTTCACCTACGCGACGCAGGGTGACCGCATCACCACGCCGCTGATCCGGGACGCCGACGGCAGCCAGCGCCCGGCCTCGTGGCCCGAAGCCGTCGCCGTCGCCGTGCGCGGGCTGTCGGCCGCCGGTGCCCGAACCGGCGTGCTCGTCGGCGGACGACTCACCGCCGAAGACGCCTACGCCTACGCCAAGTACGCGCGGATCGTGCTGGGCACCAATGACATCGACTTCCGCAACCGGGTGCACAGCGACGAGGAAGCCGAGTTCCTGGCTGCTCACGTCGCCGGTCAGCCGATGCAGGTGACGTACACCGATCTGGACAAGGCGCCCGTCGTGCTGCTCGTCGCGTTCGAGCCGGAAGAAGAATCGCCGATCGTCTACCTGCGGCTGCGCAAGTCATTCCGCAAGCACGGCCTGAAAGTGGTTGCGGTAGCGCCATTCAGCACGCGCGGCCTGGAGAAGATGGGCGGCACCCTGATCTCCGCCGCACCCGGCCGCGAACCCCGCGCTCTCGACGCCATCGAGGTGTTGCCGCCCGGCTCGGTCATCCTGACCGGCGAGCGGCTGGCCGGTGTCCCCGGAGGGTTTTCCGCCGTGGCCCGGCTGGCCGAACGCACGGGCGCGGGCGTCGGCTGGGTGCCGCGGCGGGCCGGCGAGCGCGGTGCGCTGGAAGCCGGTGCAGCGCCGAATCTGTTGCCCGGCGGACGCTTGGTCACCGATCTGCCGTCCCGGACCGAGGTGGCCGTCGCCTGGCATGTGGACGAACTCCCCGACGCACCGGGCCGCGACACCGCCGCGATCCTGGCCGCCGCCGCCGATGGCGACCTGGAGGCCGTCCTGGTCGCCGGCGTCGAACTGGCCGACCTGCCCGACCCGGAACAGGCTCAGCGGTCACTCACCGCTGCGAAGTTCGTGGTGAGCATGGAGGTACGGCGCAGCGCCGTCACCGACCTCGCGCACGTCGTGTTCCCGGTGGCGCCGGTGGTCGAGAAAGCCGGCAGCTTCGTGAACTGGGAAGGGCGCGGCCGGTCGTTCGGCGCGGCCCTGCCGCCGGCCACCCGTGCGGACATGGGGGTGCTGGCCGCGCTGGCCGACGAGCACTGCATCGATCTGGGGTTGCGCGATGTCGCCACGGTCCGCAACGAGATGAACCGACTCGGGTGCTGGACCGGACCACGCCCCGCCGCACCGGAATTCACCGCTCCGCCGAACCCGGTACCAGGACCCGGCCAGGCCGTCCTCGCGGGCTGGCGGATGCTGTTGGACGCCGGGAGGATGCAGGACGGCGAACCGAACCTGGCTGCCACCGCGCGTCCGGCGGTCGCCCGACTGTCGCCTGACACCGCCACGAGCGTCGGAGCCGAGGACACGCTCACAGTGAGTACGGCGCACGGCAGCGTCACCCTGCCGCTCGAGATCACCGATATGCCGACCGGTGTGGTGTGGCTGCCGGTGAACTCGCCCGGATCGACTGTGCACGCGACGCTACGCGTCGCCCCGGGCGCACTCGTCTCGATCAGTGCGGCCAGTGACGGGACCAGGCCATGA
- the nuoH gene encoding NADH-quinone oxidoreductase subunit NuoH encodes MNYPDLSSFGLDPWWLVLAKALGIFVFLLLTVLVAILLERRVLSWMQMRIGPNRVGPFGLLQSLADGIKLALKEGLVPAGVDKPIYLLAPIISVIPAIMAFAVIPMGPLVRVFGHETPLQLTDLPVAVLYVLAVTSIGVYGIVLAGWASGSTYPLLGGLRSSAQVISYEIAMALSFAAVFLYAGTMSTSQIVAAQQGRWYVFLLLPSFLIYVVAMVGETNRAPFDLPEAEGELVGGFHTEYSSLKFAMFMLAEYVNMTTVSALATTLFLGGWQAPWPLSLIPGANTGWWPLLWFIGKVWAFLFLFMWLRATLPRLRYDQFMALGWKVLIPISLAWIMIVSVVRTLRLHGYDSWPVVLAFAAAIAVVAIAGALWNTVRRKSAHTPVPAAEPQPGAFPVPPIPAKEVDHAR; translated from the coding sequence ATGAACTATCCCGACCTCTCCTCCTTCGGCCTCGACCCATGGTGGCTGGTCCTCGCCAAAGCGCTTGGCATTTTTGTGTTCCTGTTGCTCACGGTGCTCGTCGCCATCTTGCTCGAACGCCGGGTACTGAGCTGGATGCAGATGCGCATCGGACCCAACCGGGTGGGCCCGTTCGGGTTGCTCCAGAGCCTGGCCGACGGCATCAAGCTCGCCCTGAAGGAAGGGCTGGTCCCGGCCGGGGTGGACAAACCGATTTACCTGCTGGCGCCGATCATCTCGGTGATCCCGGCGATCATGGCATTCGCCGTCATCCCGATGGGGCCACTGGTCCGCGTCTTCGGACATGAGACCCCGTTGCAATTGACCGACCTGCCGGTCGCGGTGTTGTACGTCCTCGCGGTCACGTCGATCGGGGTCTACGGAATCGTGTTGGCGGGCTGGGCCTCTGGCTCCACCTATCCCCTGCTCGGCGGGCTGCGGTCCAGCGCGCAGGTGATCTCGTACGAGATCGCGATGGCGCTGTCGTTCGCCGCGGTGTTCCTGTACGCCGGCACCATGTCGACATCGCAGATCGTCGCCGCGCAGCAGGGCCGCTGGTACGTCTTCCTGCTGCTGCCGTCGTTCCTGATCTACGTGGTCGCCATGGTCGGCGAAACCAACCGGGCGCCTTTCGATCTGCCCGAAGCCGAGGGCGAGTTGGTCGGCGGTTTCCACACCGAGTACTCGTCGCTGAAGTTCGCGATGTTCATGCTCGCCGAGTACGTCAACATGACGACGGTGTCGGCACTGGCCACCACCCTGTTCCTCGGTGGTTGGCAGGCCCCGTGGCCGCTGAGCCTCATCCCCGGTGCCAACACCGGATGGTGGCCGCTGCTGTGGTTCATCGGGAAGGTGTGGGCCTTCCTGTTCCTGTTCATGTGGCTGCGGGCCACGCTCCCCCGATTGCGGTACGACCAGTTCATGGCGCTGGGCTGGAAGGTGCTCATCCCGATCTCACTGGCCTGGATCATGATCGTCAGCGTCGTGCGGACGCTGCGACTGCACGGCTACGACAGCTGGCCCGTCGTGCTGGCGTTCGCCGCCGCCATCGCCGTGGTGGCGATCGCCGGCGCACTGTGGAACACCGTACGGCGCAAGTCAGCTCACACCCCGGTCCCGGCCGCCGAACCCCAGCCCGGCGCGTTCCCGGTGCCGCCCATCCCGGCCAAGGAGGTAGACCATGCCCGGTAG
- the nuoI gene encoding NADH-quinone oxidoreductase subunit NuoI: protein MPGRPKFIRPKFVDALAGFGVTFGTMFKKSVTEQYPEEPGPVAPRYHGRHQLNRYDDGLEKCIGCELCAWACPADAIFVEGADNTAEERFSPGERYGRVYQINYLRCIGCGLCIEACPTRALTMTNDYEMADDNRSDLIYGKDKLLAPLKPDMTAPPHAMAEGSTDEDYYRGNITASGVSRPAADGATRREAAK, encoded by the coding sequence ATGCCCGGTAGGCCCAAGTTCATCAGGCCCAAATTTGTCGACGCCCTCGCCGGCTTCGGCGTCACCTTCGGAACCATGTTTAAAAAGTCGGTCACCGAACAGTATCCCGAGGAACCCGGCCCGGTAGCGCCTCGCTATCACGGCCGGCATCAGCTCAACCGCTACGACGACGGCTTGGAAAAGTGCATCGGCTGCGAACTGTGCGCGTGGGCCTGCCCGGCGGACGCCATCTTCGTCGAAGGCGCGGACAATACTGCGGAAGAACGGTTTTCACCCGGCGAACGGTATGGCCGGGTGTACCAGATCAACTATCTGCGGTGCATCGGCTGTGGGCTCTGCATCGAGGCCTGCCCGACCCGCGCGCTGACCATGACCAACGACTACGAAATGGCCGACGACAACAGGTCCGACCTGATCTACGGCAAGGACAAGCTGCTGGCTCCGCTGAAGCCCGACATGACCGCACCGCCACACGCGATGGCCGAAGGCAGTACCGACGAGGACTACTACCGCGGCAACATCACCGCGTCAGGTGTTTCGCGGCCCGCCGCGGACGGAGCGACTCGGCGTGAGGCGGCCAAGTGA
- a CDS encoding NADH-quinone oxidoreductase subunit J, giving the protein MTGEAVTFWVLGTVSVLGAIAMVAAPKAVYSAMFLASTMISLAILYIAQDAVFLGVVQVVVYTGAVMMLFLFVLMLIGVDSADSLVETIRGQRIATVVAGVGFGIAVMAGIGGLSANFVGLEHANRAGNVQGLAVLIFTRYLWAFETTSALLITAALGAMVLTHRERFEHRKTQRELSIERFAAGGHPTPRPNPGVYARHNAVDILAKLPDGSDADMSVSAVLPRRSVSTDDGNAVSAREEQGGS; this is encoded by the coding sequence GTGACCGGAGAGGCCGTGACGTTCTGGGTGCTCGGCACGGTGTCGGTGCTCGGCGCCATCGCCATGGTGGCTGCGCCCAAAGCGGTGTACTCGGCAATGTTCTTGGCCAGCACCATGATCAGCCTCGCCATCCTCTACATTGCCCAGGACGCGGTGTTTCTCGGCGTCGTGCAGGTGGTGGTCTACACGGGCGCGGTCATGATGCTCTTCCTGTTCGTCCTGATGCTGATCGGTGTCGATTCCGCGGACTCCCTGGTGGAAACGATTCGCGGACAACGCATTGCCACCGTCGTGGCCGGCGTCGGCTTCGGCATTGCGGTGATGGCCGGAATCGGTGGTCTCAGTGCGAATTTTGTCGGTCTGGAGCACGCGAACCGAGCCGGCAACGTCCAGGGTCTGGCGGTGCTGATCTTCACCCGCTACCTGTGGGCGTTCGAGACCACCAGCGCGCTACTGATCACTGCCGCACTGGGCGCCATGGTGCTGACCCACCGCGAACGGTTCGAGCACCGAAAGACCCAGCGCGAGCTGTCAATTGAGCGGTTCGCCGCGGGCGGGCATCCGACGCCCCGACCGAACCCCGGGGTGTACGCACGGCACAACGCCGTCGACATCCTGGCCAAGCTTCCCGACGGTTCGGACGCCGACATGTCCGTCAGCGCCGTCCTGCCCCGGCGCAGCGTCTCCACCGATGATGGGAATGCCGTCAGCGCACGCGAGGAGCAGGGAGGCTCATGA
- the nuoK gene encoding NADH-quinone oxidoreductase subunit NuoK produces the protein MNPTNYLYLAALLFTIGAAGVLVRRNAIVMFMCVELMLNAANLAFVTFSRIHGELDGQVVAFFTMVVAACEVVVGLAIIMTIFRSRRSASVDAASLLKQ, from the coding sequence ATGAATCCCACCAATTACCTCTATCTCGCCGCGCTGCTGTTCACCATCGGCGCGGCCGGAGTGCTGGTGCGCCGCAACGCCATCGTCATGTTCATGTGCGTCGAATTGATGCTCAATGCCGCAAATCTGGCGTTCGTCACGTTCTCCCGGATACACGGTGAGCTCGACGGTCAGGTGGTGGCGTTCTTCACCATGGTGGTGGCCGCATGTGAGGTGGTGGTGGGGCTGGCGATCATCATGACCATCTTCCGTTCCCGACGATCGGCGTCGGTGGACGCCGCGAGCCTGCTGAAGCAATGA
- the nuoL gene encoding NADH-quinone oxidoreductase subunit L: MTTSVWLLIALPLAGAAILLLGGKATDAWGHLLGCATVVSAFLVGATQFMAMTARDNDFRMVHETLFSWVPVAQLQVDFGLRLDQLSVCFVLLITGVGALIHIYSIGYTAHDPARRRFFAYLNLFVAAMLLLVLADNYLGLYVGWEGVGLASYLLIGFWSHKPSAATAAKKAFVVNRVGDIGLALALAAMFAHTGTLSYSGVFAKAPHLAAATATLIGLLLLLAACGKSAQVPLQSWLGDAMEGPTPVSALIHAATMVTAGVYLVVRSAPIFNQSADARLAVASVGAVTLLFGAVIGCAKDDIKKALAASTMSQIGYMMLAAGLGPAGYALAIMHLLAHGFFKAGLFLGAGSVMHAMDDETDMRRYGGLRSAMPVTFATFGMGYLAIIGVPPLSGFFSKDPIIEAAFAAGGTRGLLFGGAALLGAGITAFYMTRVMLMTFFGEKRWRAEAHPHESPSVMGWPMVLLAAGSIGAGALLAAGGALEHWLEPIVGYQELEHTVPAWLLTVVTLAVVGVGVAIAYRMYARQPIPLSAPVNVSGLTVAARNDLYGDAFNERALMVPGRRLTDDLVDFDDVAVDGVTRELAALVRSGSQDLRRSQNGFARSYALSMLAGAALIAAAILTVRVW; the protein is encoded by the coding sequence ATGACGACATCGGTGTGGTTGCTCATCGCGCTGCCGCTGGCGGGTGCGGCAATACTGCTGCTCGGCGGGAAGGCCACCGACGCGTGGGGCCACCTGCTCGGTTGCGCCACGGTGGTCAGCGCCTTTCTCGTCGGCGCCACCCAGTTCATGGCAATGACCGCTCGCGACAACGACTTCCGGATGGTGCACGAGACGTTGTTCTCGTGGGTTCCGGTCGCCCAGCTCCAGGTCGACTTCGGGCTGCGGCTGGACCAGCTGTCCGTCTGCTTCGTCCTGCTGATCACCGGCGTCGGCGCTCTCATCCACATCTATTCGATCGGCTACACGGCGCATGACCCGGCCCGGCGCCGCTTTTTCGCCTATCTCAACCTGTTCGTCGCGGCGATGCTGCTGCTCGTCCTGGCCGACAACTACCTGGGCCTGTACGTCGGATGGGAAGGCGTCGGCCTGGCGTCGTACCTGCTGATCGGGTTCTGGTCGCACAAGCCGTCGGCGGCGACGGCCGCGAAGAAGGCGTTCGTCGTCAACCGGGTCGGTGACATCGGGCTGGCGCTGGCCCTGGCAGCCATGTTCGCCCACACCGGAACGCTCTCGTACTCGGGTGTTTTCGCCAAGGCCCCGCATCTTGCCGCGGCTACCGCCACACTCATCGGCCTGCTGCTGCTGCTGGCGGCGTGCGGCAAGTCGGCTCAGGTGCCGCTGCAGTCCTGGCTCGGGGATGCCATGGAGGGCCCGACGCCGGTTTCGGCGCTGATCCACGCGGCCACCATGGTGACCGCAGGCGTCTACCTCGTCGTGCGGTCGGCACCGATCTTCAACCAGTCCGCCGATGCCCGGCTGGCGGTCGCCAGCGTCGGGGCGGTGACGCTGTTGTTCGGCGCGGTGATCGGCTGTGCCAAGGACGACATCAAGAAGGCCCTTGCGGCGTCGACCATGAGCCAGATCGGCTACATGATGCTGGCGGCGGGGCTCGGCCCGGCCGGCTACGCGCTCGCGATCATGCATCTGCTGGCGCACGGCTTCTTCAAGGCCGGTCTGTTCCTGGGCGCCGGTTCGGTGATGCACGCCATGGATGACGAGACCGATATGCGCCGCTACGGCGGACTGCGCAGCGCCATGCCCGTCACGTTCGCCACGTTCGGCATGGGGTATCTCGCGATCATCGGGGTGCCGCCGCTGTCCGGGTTCTTCTCGAAAGACCCGATCATCGAGGCCGCGTTCGCCGCCGGCGGCACCAGAGGGCTGCTGTTCGGCGGTGCCGCGCTGCTGGGCGCGGGCATCACCGCGTTCTACATGACCCGCGTCATGCTGATGACGTTCTTCGGGGAAAAGCGTTGGCGGGCCGAGGCGCATCCCCATGAATCTCCGTCGGTCATGGGCTGGCCCATGGTGCTGCTCGCCGCCGGGTCCATCGGCGCGGGCGCGCTGCTCGCCGCCGGCGGAGCGTTGGAACATTGGCTCGAACCGATCGTCGGTTACCAGGAACTCGAGCACACCGTTCCCGCCTGGCTGCTCACCGTCGTCACGCTCGCGGTGGTCGGTGTCGGCGTCGCGATCGCGTATCGGATGTATGCGCGGCAACCCATCCCGCTGAGTGCGCCGGTCAACGTCTCCGGGCTGACGGTCGCTGCCCGCAATGATCTGTACGGCGACGCGTTCAACGAGCGGGCGCTGATGGTGCCGGGGCGGCGGCTGACCGATGACCTGGTTGACTTCGACGACGTCGCGGTCGACGGTGTCACCCGCGAGCTGGCGGCGCTGGTGCGCAGCGGATCGCAGGATCTTCGGCGCTCGCAGAACGGGTTCGCCCGGTCCTATGCGTTGTCCATGTTGGCCGGAGCGGCATTGATTGCGGCCGCCATTCTCACGGTGAGGGTGTGGTGA